One window of the Periophthalmus magnuspinnatus isolate fPerMag1 chromosome 6, fPerMag1.2.pri, whole genome shotgun sequence genome contains the following:
- the si:ch211-106e7.2 gene encoding uncharacterized protein si:ch211-106e7.2 isoform X1 yields the protein MHKVVVSVFRVDTMQASAWTTTNRQCQQFGQLPLTHPPHFNQTTSSNNGSNATYLSLLPVNQMALLVGHFTMSSFGTKQVSTQRQDFGTANNQLPASGHQGCYPNSTENASPLYTPNAKMNTVVRQQVNHAQKTPNPGNPQSTVCFNNYEPQGVHQSSHTENVTAQMNNSTVPSTTQAGYNTQASVQSHIYNQCSQQKALSLPSYSQAISGKNQYTVSSPVSSPQNVYAVSTQMNYCIPQTNYIWTGQATNAHFRNNTLTAVPVQRHCPNQELAQQHFINLNHNACSMQLPSSTCLSQNSNEQLHLNKRPAPPQTVKNVPTKDHSANLSASTKSVSYQKINDVPSVNLNAPLTQGAQMNKCDTAAAQASSGTVQISPNRALRAVAVVLPLSQENSPDDHPSPTDKPSPNASSKPCFSGNNQMKDAQLSTPEKSQQLTSSFSVSSKKAGVQNSSPSLCEMSKILDAAPKLSSLPLSFAQLLMGTPQTSPISGGCKQKIGNKKTPTEKKPSEEPLSSVPTTEWTLKMLKDKISEMENENKSDRSLRTLITTAGEAGLFHPTGFMKICMKLSLDTVVLSHVTSQTDLNKFHVLQHGEVYVDKIPYTSTWLNINSQLDDIDKEFGLPYFFKCTLFEDDDDNDTDNQSEQTQTVQTGIKSSKLVELLTQNDQSDGGIKSVDSKSNIDEEITALLQSETENRDENQCESSEHSSDSSCSFKIEVLRPEEAKVIFEQMDHNGSAPRSEETVPNEQNVPEKQTCNATTLEMICCIDKWKEKYLGLASEGECKCKVVPNQDKEPQSLKTDNGFSKEIFDLTEEVVSTAPLTAPGDTQEGSSPNSIISLSENEDESQVSEANQTCHSNSTNEQDVAKFTGSSLTASPDRNALQTLIVHERQVTTNETSCEMKEREEECRTEKEETVAKVAEKKQEPSTSPPVSSHDGAQKNVRKSIMGTSDASLLHPSKKCKISSHLRSQTLFESFSKCKNSAPGARIELTVFGSKQEICSPAGTRRGNILMDRSRQPPERIYVKMNSSTTSDTQSAESLSSSSVKRRIHENWRKSFPLPTIKIWRKNKNYFIVGDRTLKCKGVNSKRKANESDDGLCRKRRRTSTVSKSVTLLDKPKDVEEFEQENVLKFNVLPSSFSFEEGSKNSDSAVASTADEKTVAEKVKEKTQVLKMQGAWSGDSTNKSPTRSPTSSPESSSLFQEYQRRHKMNQKS from the exons gTGGTTGTCTCGGTCTTTCGAGTGGACACAATGCAAGCCTCCGCATGGACTACTACTAACAGACAGTGTCAACAGTTTGGGCAGCTTCCATTAACACATCCTCCTCATTTCAACCAGACTACAAGCAGTAATAATGGGAGCAACGCAACTTATCTCTCATTATTGCCAGTCAATCAAATGGCATTGCTGGTTGGCCACTTTACCATGTCCAGTTTTGGGACAAAGCAGGTGTCTACACAGAGACAAGACTTTGGGACTGCAAACAATCAGTTACCAGCAAGTGGCCACCAGGGTTGTTATCCAAACTCTACAGAGAACGCATCACCCCTCTACACTCCAAATGCCAAAATGAACACAGTAGTTAGGCAGCAAGTAAACCATGCGCAAAAGACGCCAAACCCCGGAAACCCACAATCAACggtgtgttttaataattatgAACCACAGGGAGTGCATCAAAGTTCGCACACTGAAAATGTTACAGCACAAATGAACAATTCTACCGTTCCATCTACAACGCAGGCTGGGTACAACACGCAAGCTTCTGTTCAAAGTCACATCTACAACCAGTGTTCCCAGCAAAAAGCTCTCTCTTTGCCTTCCTATTCACAAGCCATTTCTGGCAAAAATCAGTACACCGTCTCTTCTCCGGTATCCAGTCCACAAAACGTTTACGCAGTTAGTACCCAAATGAACTACTGCATACCTCAAACAAATTACATATGGACAGGTCAAGCGACAAACGCACATTTTCGTAATAACACACTCACGGCTGTCCCTGTTCAAAGGCACTGTCCAAATCAGGAGCTCGCGCAGCAACATTTCATAAATCTGAACCACAATGCTTGTTCAATGCAGCTGCCGTCTTCGACTTGCTTATCACAAAACTCGAACGAACAGTTACACTTAAACAAAAGACCTGCTCCTCCACAGACTGTGAAGAATGTGCCAACTAAGGATCACTCCGCCAACCTTTCAGCCAGTACGAAGTCAGTGTCCTACCAGAAAATTAATGATGTTCCAAGTGTGAATCTTAACGCGCCTCTGACCCAAGGCGCTCAAATGAACAAATGCGACACAGCTGCTGCACAAGCGTCCAGTGGTACAGTTCAGATATCACCCAATCGTGCCCTGCGTGCCGTCGCGGTAGTTTTGCCCTTGTCGCAAGAAAACTCTCCTGACGACCATCCCTCTCCTACAGACAAACCGTCCCCGAAtgcctcatcaaaaccatgttTTTCCGGCAATAACCAAATGAAGGATGCACAACTTAGTACCCCAGAGAAGTCACAACAATTGACAAGCAGTTTCAGTGTTTCCTCAAAGAAAGCTGGTGTTCAAAACTCCTCGCCATCTCTGTGCGAAATGTCAAAAATACTTGATGCCGCACCCAAGCTGTCCTCTTTACCATTATCTTTTGCTCAGTTACTTATGGGAACTCCTCAAACCTCGCCTATTTCTGGAGGGTGTAAACAAAAAATAGGGAATAAAAAGACCCCAACAGAGAAGAAGCCAAGTGAAGAAccactctcctctgtaccaACCACTGAATGGACTCTGAAGATGTTGAAAGACAAAATTTCAGAGATGgagaatgaaaataaatctgACCGTAGCTTGAGAACACTTATTACAACTGCAGGAGAAGCCGGTTTATTTCACCCAACTGGGTTTATGAAGATATGTATGAAGCTCAGTCTCGATACTGTAGTATTATCACACGTGACAAGCCAAACAGATCTCAACAAATTCCACGTACTTCAGCATGGTGAGGTTTATGTGGACAAAATCCCTTACACCTCCACATGGTTAAATATTAACAGCCAGCTTGACGACATTGATAAAGAGTTTGGCTTGccctatttttttaaatgtactctGTTTGAGGATGATGACGACAACGATACAGACAATCAgagtgaacaaacacaaactgttcaAACTGGGATCAAATCTTCCAAATTGGTAGAACTTTTAACTCAAAATGACCAATCTGATGGTGGCATTAAATCTGTGGACAGTAAGAGCAATATCGATGAAGAAATCACTGCATTACTACAGTCAGAAACTGAAAACCGTGATGAAAACCAGTGTGAATCAAGTGAGCACTCAAGTGACTCAAGCTGCTCATTTAAAATTGAAGTTTTACGCCCAGAAGAAGCAAAAGTTATCTTTGAACAAATGGACCACAACGGCTCAGCTCCCAGATCAGAAGAAACTGTGCCAAACGAACAAAATGTGCCCGAGAAGCAAACGTGCAATGCGACTACATTAGAGATGATCTGTTGTATTGACAAATGGAAGGAGAAATATTTGGGTTTGGCTTCAGAGGGGGAGTGCAAGTGCAAAGTAGTGCCAAATCAAGACAAAGAACCACAATCACTCAAAACAGATAATGGTTTTTCTAAGGAGATTTTTGACTTGACAGAAGAGGTCGTTTCTACAGCTCCTCTCACTGCACCAGGGGACACACAAGAAGGCAGTAGTCCTAACTCAATTATATCTTTAAGCGAAAATGAGGATGAAAGCCAAGTCTCTGAGGCCAATCAAACATGCCATTCGAACAGCACTAATGAACAAGACGTGGCCAAATTTACAGGAAGCTCTCTCACTGCAAGCCCAGACAGAAATGCATTACAAACTTTGATAGTACACGAGAGGCAAGTAACTACTAATGAAACTAGCTGTGAAATGAAGGAACGGGAGGAGGAGTGCAGGACAGAGAAGGAAGAGACTGTAGCAAAGGTGGCAGAGAAAAAACAAGAGCCCTCCACCTCACCACCTGTCAGTTCTCATGATGGTGCGCAGAAAAATGTCAGGAAATCCATTATGGGCACTTCTGATGCCTCATTATTGCATCCctccaaaaaatgcaaaatttcgTCTCATTTAAGATCACAGACTTTGTTCGAGAGCttctcaaaatgtaaaaattctgCGCCCGGTGCAAGAATCGAATTGACGGTATTTGGGTCAAAGCAAGAAATATGCTCTCCTGCAGGCACTCGGCGAGGAAATATTTTGATGGACAGGTCTCGCCAGCCTCCTGAAAGGATTTACGTTAAAATGAACTCTTCAACTACAAGTGACACTCAAAGCGCAGAGTCTCTAAGCAGCAGCTCGGTGAAAAGACGGATACATGAAAACTGGAGGAAGAGCTTCCCACTGCCCACAATTAAAATTTGGAGAAAGAATAAAAACTATTTTATAGTTGGAGACAGGACTTTGAAGTGCAAAGGTGTGAATTCAAAAAGAAAAGCGAATGAGTCTGATGATGGCCTATGTCGTAAAAGGAGGAGAACCAGCACCGTCTCAAAATCTGTGACTTTACTCGACAAACCCAAGGATGTTGAGGAGTTTGAAcaagaaaatgttttgaaatttaACGTGTTGCCCAGTTCCTTCAGCTTTGAGGAGGGATCGAAGAACAGTGATTCAGCTGTGGCTTCCACTGCAG ATGAGAAAACAGTTGCTGAAAAAGTGAAGGAAAAGACGCAAGTTTTAAAGATGCAAG GAGCCTGGAGTGGTGACTCCACGAACAAGTCTCCTACACGAAGCCCAACCTCATCCCCTGAATCCAGCAGCCTGTTTCAGGAGTATCAGAGGCGACACAAAATGAACCAGAAGTCCTAG
- the si:ch211-106e7.2 gene encoding uncharacterized protein si:ch211-106e7.2 isoform X2 — protein sequence MQASAWTTTNRQCQQFGQLPLTHPPHFNQTTSSNNGSNATYLSLLPVNQMALLVGHFTMSSFGTKQVSTQRQDFGTANNQLPASGHQGCYPNSTENASPLYTPNAKMNTVVRQQVNHAQKTPNPGNPQSTVCFNNYEPQGVHQSSHTENVTAQMNNSTVPSTTQAGYNTQASVQSHIYNQCSQQKALSLPSYSQAISGKNQYTVSSPVSSPQNVYAVSTQMNYCIPQTNYIWTGQATNAHFRNNTLTAVPVQRHCPNQELAQQHFINLNHNACSMQLPSSTCLSQNSNEQLHLNKRPAPPQTVKNVPTKDHSANLSASTKSVSYQKINDVPSVNLNAPLTQGAQMNKCDTAAAQASSGTVQISPNRALRAVAVVLPLSQENSPDDHPSPTDKPSPNASSKPCFSGNNQMKDAQLSTPEKSQQLTSSFSVSSKKAGVQNSSPSLCEMSKILDAAPKLSSLPLSFAQLLMGTPQTSPISGGCKQKIGNKKTPTEKKPSEEPLSSVPTTEWTLKMLKDKISEMENENKSDRSLRTLITTAGEAGLFHPTGFMKICMKLSLDTVVLSHVTSQTDLNKFHVLQHGEVYVDKIPYTSTWLNINSQLDDIDKEFGLPYFFKCTLFEDDDDNDTDNQSEQTQTVQTGIKSSKLVELLTQNDQSDGGIKSVDSKSNIDEEITALLQSETENRDENQCESSEHSSDSSCSFKIEVLRPEEAKVIFEQMDHNGSAPRSEETVPNEQNVPEKQTCNATTLEMICCIDKWKEKYLGLASEGECKCKVVPNQDKEPQSLKTDNGFSKEIFDLTEEVVSTAPLTAPGDTQEGSSPNSIISLSENEDESQVSEANQTCHSNSTNEQDVAKFTGSSLTASPDRNALQTLIVHERQVTTNETSCEMKEREEECRTEKEETVAKVAEKKQEPSTSPPVSSHDGAQKNVRKSIMGTSDASLLHPSKKCKISSHLRSQTLFESFSKCKNSAPGARIELTVFGSKQEICSPAGTRRGNILMDRSRQPPERIYVKMNSSTTSDTQSAESLSSSSVKRRIHENWRKSFPLPTIKIWRKNKNYFIVGDRTLKCKGVNSKRKANESDDGLCRKRRRTSTVSKSVTLLDKPKDVEEFEQENVLKFNVLPSSFSFEEGSKNSDSAVASTADEKTVAEKVKEKTQVLKMQGAWSGDSTNKSPTRSPTSSPESSSLFQEYQRRHKMNQKS from the exons ATGCAAGCCTCCGCATGGACTACTACTAACAGACAGTGTCAACAGTTTGGGCAGCTTCCATTAACACATCCTCCTCATTTCAACCAGACTACAAGCAGTAATAATGGGAGCAACGCAACTTATCTCTCATTATTGCCAGTCAATCAAATGGCATTGCTGGTTGGCCACTTTACCATGTCCAGTTTTGGGACAAAGCAGGTGTCTACACAGAGACAAGACTTTGGGACTGCAAACAATCAGTTACCAGCAAGTGGCCACCAGGGTTGTTATCCAAACTCTACAGAGAACGCATCACCCCTCTACACTCCAAATGCCAAAATGAACACAGTAGTTAGGCAGCAAGTAAACCATGCGCAAAAGACGCCAAACCCCGGAAACCCACAATCAACggtgtgttttaataattatgAACCACAGGGAGTGCATCAAAGTTCGCACACTGAAAATGTTACAGCACAAATGAACAATTCTACCGTTCCATCTACAACGCAGGCTGGGTACAACACGCAAGCTTCTGTTCAAAGTCACATCTACAACCAGTGTTCCCAGCAAAAAGCTCTCTCTTTGCCTTCCTATTCACAAGCCATTTCTGGCAAAAATCAGTACACCGTCTCTTCTCCGGTATCCAGTCCACAAAACGTTTACGCAGTTAGTACCCAAATGAACTACTGCATACCTCAAACAAATTACATATGGACAGGTCAAGCGACAAACGCACATTTTCGTAATAACACACTCACGGCTGTCCCTGTTCAAAGGCACTGTCCAAATCAGGAGCTCGCGCAGCAACATTTCATAAATCTGAACCACAATGCTTGTTCAATGCAGCTGCCGTCTTCGACTTGCTTATCACAAAACTCGAACGAACAGTTACACTTAAACAAAAGACCTGCTCCTCCACAGACTGTGAAGAATGTGCCAACTAAGGATCACTCCGCCAACCTTTCAGCCAGTACGAAGTCAGTGTCCTACCAGAAAATTAATGATGTTCCAAGTGTGAATCTTAACGCGCCTCTGACCCAAGGCGCTCAAATGAACAAATGCGACACAGCTGCTGCACAAGCGTCCAGTGGTACAGTTCAGATATCACCCAATCGTGCCCTGCGTGCCGTCGCGGTAGTTTTGCCCTTGTCGCAAGAAAACTCTCCTGACGACCATCCCTCTCCTACAGACAAACCGTCCCCGAAtgcctcatcaaaaccatgttTTTCCGGCAATAACCAAATGAAGGATGCACAACTTAGTACCCCAGAGAAGTCACAACAATTGACAAGCAGTTTCAGTGTTTCCTCAAAGAAAGCTGGTGTTCAAAACTCCTCGCCATCTCTGTGCGAAATGTCAAAAATACTTGATGCCGCACCCAAGCTGTCCTCTTTACCATTATCTTTTGCTCAGTTACTTATGGGAACTCCTCAAACCTCGCCTATTTCTGGAGGGTGTAAACAAAAAATAGGGAATAAAAAGACCCCAACAGAGAAGAAGCCAAGTGAAGAAccactctcctctgtaccaACCACTGAATGGACTCTGAAGATGTTGAAAGACAAAATTTCAGAGATGgagaatgaaaataaatctgACCGTAGCTTGAGAACACTTATTACAACTGCAGGAGAAGCCGGTTTATTTCACCCAACTGGGTTTATGAAGATATGTATGAAGCTCAGTCTCGATACTGTAGTATTATCACACGTGACAAGCCAAACAGATCTCAACAAATTCCACGTACTTCAGCATGGTGAGGTTTATGTGGACAAAATCCCTTACACCTCCACATGGTTAAATATTAACAGCCAGCTTGACGACATTGATAAAGAGTTTGGCTTGccctatttttttaaatgtactctGTTTGAGGATGATGACGACAACGATACAGACAATCAgagtgaacaaacacaaactgttcaAACTGGGATCAAATCTTCCAAATTGGTAGAACTTTTAACTCAAAATGACCAATCTGATGGTGGCATTAAATCTGTGGACAGTAAGAGCAATATCGATGAAGAAATCACTGCATTACTACAGTCAGAAACTGAAAACCGTGATGAAAACCAGTGTGAATCAAGTGAGCACTCAAGTGACTCAAGCTGCTCATTTAAAATTGAAGTTTTACGCCCAGAAGAAGCAAAAGTTATCTTTGAACAAATGGACCACAACGGCTCAGCTCCCAGATCAGAAGAAACTGTGCCAAACGAACAAAATGTGCCCGAGAAGCAAACGTGCAATGCGACTACATTAGAGATGATCTGTTGTATTGACAAATGGAAGGAGAAATATTTGGGTTTGGCTTCAGAGGGGGAGTGCAAGTGCAAAGTAGTGCCAAATCAAGACAAAGAACCACAATCACTCAAAACAGATAATGGTTTTTCTAAGGAGATTTTTGACTTGACAGAAGAGGTCGTTTCTACAGCTCCTCTCACTGCACCAGGGGACACACAAGAAGGCAGTAGTCCTAACTCAATTATATCTTTAAGCGAAAATGAGGATGAAAGCCAAGTCTCTGAGGCCAATCAAACATGCCATTCGAACAGCACTAATGAACAAGACGTGGCCAAATTTACAGGAAGCTCTCTCACTGCAAGCCCAGACAGAAATGCATTACAAACTTTGATAGTACACGAGAGGCAAGTAACTACTAATGAAACTAGCTGTGAAATGAAGGAACGGGAGGAGGAGTGCAGGACAGAGAAGGAAGAGACTGTAGCAAAGGTGGCAGAGAAAAAACAAGAGCCCTCCACCTCACCACCTGTCAGTTCTCATGATGGTGCGCAGAAAAATGTCAGGAAATCCATTATGGGCACTTCTGATGCCTCATTATTGCATCCctccaaaaaatgcaaaatttcgTCTCATTTAAGATCACAGACTTTGTTCGAGAGCttctcaaaatgtaaaaattctgCGCCCGGTGCAAGAATCGAATTGACGGTATTTGGGTCAAAGCAAGAAATATGCTCTCCTGCAGGCACTCGGCGAGGAAATATTTTGATGGACAGGTCTCGCCAGCCTCCTGAAAGGATTTACGTTAAAATGAACTCTTCAACTACAAGTGACACTCAAAGCGCAGAGTCTCTAAGCAGCAGCTCGGTGAAAAGACGGATACATGAAAACTGGAGGAAGAGCTTCCCACTGCCCACAATTAAAATTTGGAGAAAGAATAAAAACTATTTTATAGTTGGAGACAGGACTTTGAAGTGCAAAGGTGTGAATTCAAAAAGAAAAGCGAATGAGTCTGATGATGGCCTATGTCGTAAAAGGAGGAGAACCAGCACCGTCTCAAAATCTGTGACTTTACTCGACAAACCCAAGGATGTTGAGGAGTTTGAAcaagaaaatgttttgaaatttaACGTGTTGCCCAGTTCCTTCAGCTTTGAGGAGGGATCGAAGAACAGTGATTCAGCTGTGGCTTCCACTGCAG ATGAGAAAACAGTTGCTGAAAAAGTGAAGGAAAAGACGCAAGTTTTAAAGATGCAAG GAGCCTGGAGTGGTGACTCCACGAACAAGTCTCCTACACGAAGCCCAACCTCATCCCCTGAATCCAGCAGCCTGTTTCAGGAGTATCAGAGGCGACACAAAATGAACCAGAAGTCCTAG